From Acipenser ruthenus chromosome 36, fAciRut3.2 maternal haplotype, whole genome shotgun sequence:
attgatGAACTGAcgcaaattgaaaaatgtatttcatgaTCGAAaccgaacatgaaatactgtactattacagctatagcatagcatagcacagctgtagcatagcacagctctagcatagcatagcacagctctagcatagcatagcacagctctagcatagcacagctctagcatacagtgccttgcgaaagtattcggcccccttgaactttgcgaccttttgccacatttcaggcttcaaacataaagatatgaaactgtaattttttgtgaagaatcaacaacaagtgggacacaatcatgaagtggaacgaaatttattggatatttcaaacttttttaacaaataaaaaactgaaaaattgggcgtgcaaaattattcagcccccttaagttaatactttgtagcgccaccttttgctgcgattatagctataagtcgcttggggtatgtctctatcagttttgcacatcgagagactgaaatttttgcccattcctccttgcaaaacagctcgagctcagtgaggttggatggagagcatttgtgaacagcagttttcagttctttccacagattctcgattggattcaggtctggactttgacttggccattctaacacctggatatgtttatttgtgaaccattccattgtagattttgctttatgttttggatcattgtcttgttggaagacaaatctccgtcccagtctcaggtcttttgcagactccatcaggttttcttccagaatggtcctgtatttggctccatccatcttcccatcaattttaaccatcttccctgtccctgctgaagaaaagcaggcccaaaccatgatgctgccaccaccatgtttgacagtggggatggtgtgttcagggtgatgagctgtgttgcttttacgccaaacataacgttttgcattgttgccaaaaagttcgattttggtttcatctgaccagagcaccttcttccacatgtttggtgtgtctcccaggtggcttgtggcaaactgtaaacgacactttttatggatatctttaagaaatggctttcttcttgccactcttccataaaggccagatttgtgcagtatacgactgattgttgtcctatggacagagtctcccacctcagctgtagatctctgcagttcatccagagtgatcatgggcctcttggctgcatctctgatcagtcttctccttgtatgagctgaaagtttagagtgacggccaggtcttggtagatttgcagtggtctgatactccttccatttcaatattatcgcttgcacagtgctccttgggatgtttaaagcttgggaaatctttttgtatccaaatccggctttaaacttctccacaacagtatctcggacctgcctggtgtgttccttgttcttcatgatgctctctgcgctttaaacggacctctgagactatcacagtgcaggtgcatttatacggagacttgattacacacaggtggattctatttatcatcattagtcatttaggtcaacattggatcattcagagatcctcactgaacttctggagagagtttgctgcactgaaagtaaaggggctgaataattttgcacgcccaatttttcagttttttatttgttaaaaaagtttgaaatatccaataaatttcgttccacttcatgattgtgtcccacttgttgttgattcttcacaaaaaattacagtttcatatctttatgtttgaagcctgaaatgtggcaaaaggtcgcaaagttcaagggggccgaatactttcgcaaggcactgtagcatagcacagctgtagcatagcatagcacagctgtagcatagcatagcacagctgtagcatagcatagcacagctctagcatagcatagcacagctctagcatagcatagcacagctctagcatagcatagcacagctctagcatagcatagcacagctctagcatagcatagcacagctctagcatagcatagcacagctctagcatagcatagcacagctctagcatagcatagcacagctctagcatagcatagcacagctctagcatagcacagctgtagcatagcatagctgtagcatagcatagcacagcatagcacagcataGCTGTAGCATAGctgtagcatagcatagcatagctgtagcatagcatagcatagctgtagcatagcatagcatagctgtagcatagcatagcatagctgtagcatagcatagcatagcacagctctagcatagcatagcacagcacagctctaGCATAGCTGTAGCATAGCATAGCTGTAGCATAGCATAGCTGTAGCATAGCCCAGCATAGCTGTAGCATAGCTTATAATTGAATAGTAATGAGCTGACAGCACAGGAAAGCCTGACCCAGTGAATTAAGCAGGGAACCCGATGAAATGCTTGCAGAAGGAGGGGTCGGACGGCACTTACGTCGGGAGTGAGAACGGAGTAGCTGGGAGGAGGCTTCTCCACAGACACTGGCAGGCTGAAGGTGCCGGTCCGGAGACGTCCGTGCTGCATTAGCGGGATCCACTGAGGGGGAACAGAACGCACAGCGTTACCCACACAAACCCAATGACCCGACAGGGACGGGAATACGACTCCCACTGCAGAGCAGTCTGATCCACACCGGGTTTTACTGCTGCGAGTTCAATAAGACTGAccttgttacctatacgctgcggctaatcaagcttgtaggaGGTAAAACCTGGAGCAGCATCTCCATCCCTGcgataataatgctggttatcaCAGGGATGGAACTACGGCTCCCACTGCATAGTggtttgatcccttcctggttttactgcgagtttagtaagacacacatGCAGGTTGGGAGTCCCTGTCTCAGTATAAATGGCCAGGTTCATTCCAGTGCAGTGCAGTTAGTGGCAGGTCTTGGGGACCCCTGGGGGTCCGGCACTCACAGTGTACCCCACGGGGGTCTCCAGGGGGGTGTTCTGCTTCTGCTGGCAGCTGATGTGGTAGAACGTGAACAGCAGGTGGTGGTTATCAGTCAGGTTAGCTgggatcttcatcttcatctcctCATAAAACTCCGGAGACCTGCTccgggggggggagagagagagagagagagagagagagagagagagagacttgagAGCAGGTACGTCCGCCCAGGTTCCTGCTGCGAGATCAGTCTGTCACAGACGTATTAAACAAAGCACGAAGACTAAAAATCGGCCACAGTGCCGTTATACAAGTAACAGCCGGCACTCTCTACAGCTCTGTccaagagttttgcatcaccctatagaattttaGCACCGagacataattaataaaaaaaatacaccaacacactttagatcttttatttaacattgtgcaaatcaaagaaactactaaacgacatcgcaaaagtctacctggaagccataacagcagtacagtagtatttcatgttcgatttcgaaatgccacatttttccgttttggtcagttttttttcgttaagtatatgggggggtgggggacggggactacaaagcggtgtgtaattcagtatgttaacgtaacattactcagcaggtttcattccactttatgaagcatgATTAGTTCAttcaatagggtgatgcaacactagTAGCTGTAGTACAGAGCCATGTGCCCGATCAGTCAAAAGTGTTTCTGTTACTGGAGAAAGAACCAGCACTTTCACTAGCGGTCTCTGAAAAGACACTCCtgttgatctagcctgtgttacacaccGTCTCtctgtggcaggcaactagaaaaggagctcctgaactcagttGAAAGCGTATCAATAGATCATATTAATAGATCATAGATGATAGATCAGATCATATTAATAGATCGGAACATCACAGAAAGGTAAAAAGTAGGAAAGCGTATTTTGAAGCTGCTTTTGTTCTTGGCACTTCTTTGTGTCTCAATGGAAGACAAAGCCATTGCTCACTTGTTATGGTATACCACTGGAGTGTAGGCCTCTCTGTAAAACTCCCCGCAGCTCGACTTGCCAAATATAACCTGCAATAAAAAAGACCAAAGGAAGTCAGACAAGCTGGTGGCCTGTGTCAGCTAGCCAAGTCCAGTTCTGTGTGTTAAATCAGGTTTATCTTATCAACACAGCTTTATCATAAGCTAATAGGGTTTCCAAATGCCTATAGGTCAGGAGTGGCCAACGTCAggccttccactcctggtctttgctccaaccctgttctgaatcatttaattgactatattaaacctccatccagacctttAAAGTCGTTCAGTATCTCATTTTTACCTGTTGAACCACCTGGAGGGGAAtaacagccctccaggaccgggattgaaTGATGGGACACCCCTGCTATTGTCTACAGCGTGACCtacttttttattaattaaactatTAAACTATAGACTCATGTGTGACTTGAGATTCTGTGCGGAGAAGTGCAATCAGAAATTCTTATTTCCTGGTCGACCAATTTTTCCGTGACACCGGGACCATCTCATGTATTGcgacgctattattattattattattattattattactactcaCTGGCATGGCCTGGCTTGGGTCTTCCCCTGCCATGAACTGCACCTTCACAGAGATGTTCCGGACGGAGCCCTGCCTGCTGCTGAAGTTCAGGTTCTGAGGGTAGACGTACAGCAGGTTCCTGCaagcaaacacacattttaatattcattcattcaaacaaAAGATTACCCAAGAACAGAAGACATTTTACGAACAAGCCCCActcagtgctcgtccggttccttgTATCTCGCTGATCTCAAAACTCACAGGTATTAAAAAGGAAACTGCTCCATAACCTGACCTCACTCTCCGTTAAGAACCGTCTTCTACCTCTGGTTTAACAAGGACGGTTCCATTTCATCTTAAGAGCGACCGTACGGACCCCATGCTTTACTCCGAACACATCGCAGAGATGTTTGGAACAGCGTTCAGATATTTATTAGGTTTTGAagtccaaatcgtcattagcacagttaaaaaaaacaaaaccacacccacTGAAGTCAACAAACCCGAATACGCAACTAAAAGACATTTATGTTCTCTGTATTGGGTCTTGTCAATAGCCTTAATTAGTTGTGTCTTATGGTTAGTTTTGTAACTGCATCAGTGTTTCAAGGTTTCCTCCAGTCAGGAACCAAACAAAACATCAtaaatcagtcaatcaatcaatcaatcaatcaatcaatcaatcaatcaaaacctttatttatccagatgagtcaattgagaacaaattctttTCCAGTGACGACCTGGCAAGAGactcacaccaccacagcaaacaacatcaaacacaaTACATAACCAATCATAAAACATTAAACTCAGCAGGCACAGATGCCAGTCAGCAACGACTCAACCCTACGGCTAAAAGCAGCCTCAGATGTGAACCGTTCTAATTTGAACTTTTGTTAAAACTCATTCCAGTCGTTGGCTCCTGCAAACTGAAAATGAGCGATGACCAAAAACCGTTGATAAGTATTGAGGTTGTATAACGGAATTTTAAAAAAGTGCAACTGAAGGACTGACCAGTTCCTTTATCCATCCCCCTTGATGTAAAAAAACCCCCAAACACATCAATAAATATCGGAAGATTATTCCATTCTATTTCTTTACTCAAAGACCTTGGAAGTTCAAAAACCTTTTAGTCTTGTTTGTGCACAAACATACAATGCACCCCCACTTGCTCGCCCAAAATAAACCAGGTTACTGCGGTACAAAACActctgacaaaacaaacactggctTATCAGCACAGCATTGCAGGAACACGCACATAGCTGGGGGTGAAGCGTGATGGGATACACTACCCCTGTCCCACCAGAGCGCACAGGCCAGTTCCATCCAGACAGAAGCGCTCGATTTCCTCTGTGCTCATCAATGACAGATGAAGAGCGCTGAGTTCAAAGCTCTAGTCTGGAGGGTTGTTCTGCACAGGGTTGGGATTGCATTTAAGTTATGTATTCTAGTTTAAGGCGAATGCAATATGAAaattaatattttgatttatCAGAAGACTAGGAGTGcggattgtattgcccatgtcTCCTCACTCAGAccttttacttactaaataccctgatATCTCTGAATTGATAATCACCTCTTTAAAAATACGCTAAACCTTTTAACGTGCAAGACATCTCGCAAGCAGAACGCTCccccgaaatgttctcctttttctaggaaagcagcacagctggggatggggagtttgttgctggataacttcactcagactacttgctcgCTAAATATATATAGCTGTccctgaataaaaaaaatcattttaggagtatatataaaaacagctgCAATTGCAGAATTAAATAAATCATGCCTTATCGTTACAGAAAACAGGGTCCAGTGTATCCAGCGATATTTGTTTTCTAAGCCTTGGCACAAACTGAGGAGCTGTGTAGTCAGTGATGCAATCCCACAGCAAGCTTGCTGGTGTTAAGCAACTGGTCAGCCCATACCGGAGACCGCATCAGAATGGGATTTCATCACCCGCAGGGGAGAGCCACAGCTGTCTGGATGGGAGACTGCCACCTGCAAAGCAGGACTGGAGAGCCAAGCCAACTGTCCAGCAAGCACAGGGCTGTCATACTGAGATTGAGGTCCACAAATAGGTCTTGATGTAGAGAAATCCCCTTCGAGTCTCAGTAGCACAGGATCGAACTCCCACTGCGCACAAATCCGAATACAGGCATTTGTGATGATGATCATGAGAAAAGGAAACGTTTGGTTTTGGGCTCCACCACTGGACGAGGCAGGAGACCCCCCCAAAACATGCAGCACCCCCTGACTTCATCTGTTCAAGTGTTAAGAAGAAATGGAATGAAAATTGCCAGCTGGATGCAAAACGAGTTGGACAGCGCTGGTTTAGTTTATAAGGCACTTTGTTAGTTATAAGAGAGGCGATTTAGGGACTCACATACAATAGATACAATAGGAATGGTCCATGACTTTGATAgtacacatacagctatggccaaagattttgcatcacctagaattttaggattgagagaaaaaaaaactatgaacataatattgatcttttatttaatatcatgcaatcaaagacaaaataataataaaaataaataaataataataaaaaaaaaatgaaaatcgcaAAAAAATTTATCtacctggaagccataatagtagttgtATAGTTTTGAAACGTTACATTTTAATGATCAGTTTTTTCGTGAAGTACATGGGTGAAGAACTACAAAAGCGGTctgtaattcaatacgttaacgtaacactattcagcaggtttatgaatgcaaaatgaatgaattctatagggtgacgcaAAACCTTTACACCAAAGAATTACACTGGAGGAACAGGGTTCAAAATACCCGAGAGCCACGTCCGAGATCTGCTGCAATACTACAGAAGTTGCGTTGTCCATTTTGCAACGCAATCCCAGTTCACCACATCCATGGACACAGACAGAAATCTCCTGTATGCTTGGGGTCAGTTTCTATCTGTTAAAACAGCGCTTGATTGTTCTAAACGGTCAAGGCTAGGCCATCCGCAAATACAGATCAAGTTATCCAAAGTTAACAATTACTGTCAAATGAGGTCATGTTgagaaatatacatttttttttgcaagggGGCGGTTGGCACTGATAACCACTTAAAATATGAGTAATAAAAACGCATGTAGTTGACTCAGCAATATAAGCAGCAGACTGGAGAGCGATACACCCTCTCTTAGCAGCAAACAGCGTACAGACAACGAGTGACTGAATTAGGGATGGGAGGTTTAATGAAGTACAGTAAGTCAGTTTAAATTTACTGGGAAAAAAAAGGCTAGTtaattttattactgtaataataataataataataatatttctgcttGTCTCCGTTACATCACCTTTATTGCATTAGAATTTCaatgacttatttatttataaaaattgaAAGGCTCCATTTATAAAAGTGaaaaaatccttttaaaaaaatagatacgCAGAGTAACGCAAGCTCCTTATAAAAAAGAACTCTCAAAGTTACACTCCGGTATTGATTCGTTAACTAATTGCAAACAGCTAATTCAGTAACTGCTTTAGCTTCAGACGCTGCTATAAGGATGCAGGGGTCTGTCTCGCTAGTCTGGGTGGTCTGTTTGGGGCTGGGTGCTCCGTGCTGGGCGGTGCCCGTAGGAAAGTGGCAGGGTGTCAGAGGGGACCACCCCCAGCTGGCGCTGGAGGAGGACGTGAACATCCTGATGTACGGGGTGCTGCAGTTCAGTTCAGGTCTGCGCGAAATGTACCGCGGCACCTCCAGCAAGTTCACACAGATCTTCCACAGCCTGGACGCGTTCGAGAGGACCCTGGGGCTGCTGGGAAAGAGCGTGCGAGAGGCGAAGGACGCGGGGGGAGAGCTGGAGAGCAGCGTGCTGCAGCTACAGGTAAAGAACCGGAACGCTCCGTCAGAATGTTACCTAGGAGTTCTGGAACGCGGAGTTTTCAAGTTTCACTGTCTTTCTAAAATTAAAACAGTATTCTTTCatatgtcaaataaataaaatctatcaagtacagctgtggacaaaagtttagcatcgcctagaattttaggattgaaactgaaaaaacataatttagatcttttatttaacatcatgtagtcaaagaaactacaaaatgatattgcaaaattaaaccagaagccataacagtagaacagtatttcatgttagatttcgaaatgtcatatttaTAGCCAATTCCAATAGTTCAGCATCCGAAAGCATGTAACTGCAGAGCAAGGTACAGTCTTGAATGACAACCCGAGTACTGATTGTGTATGCTTGGGTGTGTTGAGCAGCGAGAGGAGACGCAGCTGAAGAGCCAGTCCACAGAGATTAACCAGCAGTTCAAGAACCTGCTGTACGATCAGCTGGTCCTGCAGAACAAAGTGACCAGTCTGGAGAAAACCCTGAGCAGCCTGGAGGGGACCAAACTACAAACACAGCCCGAGAACGTCTCTCAACTCAAGGTAACTCTTCCATCTTCCTtctgccctccctccctcccttctcccCAATTTATTCATCCTTGCTTCGCAAGTTAGCTTGCAACCTTGAATCATTTTGAGCTCTTCAAATACTGTCCAGAACTTAGACGCCAGTATTTCACCCTGTTACCCCTTTTCTGATTAAATCGAGTACTTCAATATATTTTgcattacattgtaactatgcataatatcaCTGTAATTATGTGGCATtgcatgtgtattt
This genomic window contains:
- the LOC117401944 gene encoding uncharacterized protein LOC117401944 isoform X2, whose amino-acid sequence is MQGSVSLVWVVCLGLGAPCWAVPVGKWQGVRGDHPQLALEEDVNILMYGVLQFSSGLREMYRGTSSKFTQIFHSLDAFERTLGLLGKSVREAKDAGGELESSVLQLQREETQLKSQSTEINQQFKNLLYDQLVLQNKVTSLEKTLSSLEGTKLQTQPENVSQLKGDS
- the LOC117401944 gene encoding uncharacterized protein LOC117401944 isoform X1, which translates into the protein MQGSVSLVWVVCLGLGAPCWAVPVGKWQGVRGDHPQLALEEDVNILMYGVLQFSSGLREMYRGTSSKFTQIFHSLDAFERTLGLLGKSVREAKDAGGELESSVLQLQREETQLKSQSTEINQQFKNLLYDQLVLQNKVTSLEKTLSSLEGTKLQTQPENVSQLKEQSLKQYKTLQKLMHSVQSQRKQMEQQQLQLSQLEKKGDS